One part of the Vitis riparia cultivar Riparia Gloire de Montpellier isolate 1030 chromosome 15, EGFV_Vit.rip_1.0, whole genome shotgun sequence genome encodes these proteins:
- the LOC117931694 gene encoding E3 ubiquitin-protein ligase SINAT3-like, whose amino-acid sequence MKFTSVSCHFCATMDTLCSSCKARILNKCPNCRQQLGDIRCLALEKMAESLQLHCKYEEFGCPEIIPYYAKLMHEDSCNFRPYSCPWPGLPCSAVGDIPFLVSHLTDYHKAVMFNGCDFELRFLIEDLRKHSGCRWIAVIINCYGKYFCVHTEASFSASTPICVVFLSLMGNQAEACNYSYSLEIGENGRKLTFEGIPRSIRESERRSLESADSLIVLGSMVHSLEGRRESQNLKLQVG is encoded by the exons ATGAAATTTACTTCCGTGTCTTGCCATTTCTG TGCCACAATGGACACACTCTGTTCAAGCTGTAAAGCAAGGATACTCAACAAATGTCCCAATTGTAGGCAGCAGCTCGGTGATATAAGGTGTCTAGCTCTGGAGAAGATGGCCGAATCACTTCAACTGCATTGTAAGTATGAGGAGTTTGGATGCCCTGAGATCATCCCTTACTACGCCAAGCTCATGCATGAAGACTCGTGTAACTTCCGGCCGTACAGCTGCCCATGGCCTGGATTGCCGTGCTCTGCTGTTGGGGATATTCCATTCCTTGTTTCTCACCTGACAGATTATCACAAGGCAGTCATGTTCAATGGCTGCGACTTCGAGCTTAGATTTTTAATTGAAGATCTCCGTAAACACTCAGGCTGCAGATGGATAGCAGTT ATCATCAATTGTTATGGCAAATACTTCTGTGTTCATACTGAAGCCTCCTTTTCAGCGTCGACTCCCATTTGCGTGGTATTCCTCAGCCTGATGGGCAACCAAGCAGAGGCCTGCAACTACAGCTACAGCCTGGAGATAGGGGAAAATGGGCGGAAGCTTACTTTTGAGGGCATCCCACGAAGCATTAGAGAGAGTGAGAGGAGGAGTTTGGAGAGTGCGGACAGCCTCATTGTGCTGGGAAGCATGGTGCATTCCTTAGAGGGGAGACGAGAGAGCCAAAACTTGAAATTACAGGTGGGATAA
- the LOC117932613 gene encoding uncharacterized protein LOC117932613 has product MLSLISSSIKANCEHSLREVQSQRIKSTVSVSLSSLSSIHCELGRCVNGIGESSECVASSGCHHHHRSSLRHHQNGVVSGVLRRSLTVVLELLKCSVCFDFMYLTYLSVPQWTHTLLKLQSKGTQQMSQLYAAAW; this is encoded by the exons atgctctctttaatttcttcttcCATAAAAGCAAACTGTGAACACTCACTCAGAGAGGTACAGAGCCAAAGAATCAAATCCACAGTTTCAGTTTCTCTCTCTAGTCTCTCTAGCATTCATTGTGAGTTGGGGCGTTGCGTGAATGGAATCGGAGAAAGCAGTGAATGTGTTGCAAGTTCTGGTTGTCATCATCACCACAGGTCCTCCTTGAGGCATCatcaaaacggcgtcgtttccGGGGTTCTTCGTCGCTCCCTCACCGTGGTCCTGGAGCTGCTTAAGTGCTCTGTTTGCTTCGATTTTATGTACCTCACCTATTTATCAG TGCCACAATGGACACACACTCTGTTGAAGCTGCAAAGCAAGGGCACTCAGCAAATGTCCCAGTTGTATGCAGCAGCTTGGTGA
- the LOC117932402 gene encoding UV-stimulated scaffold protein A homolog, with translation MEEESGGGPRVVAISLIEKATNSTASEVDPRLLKSIKSVVRSSDSELRIAAQTLMDLMKRDHAQVRYLSLLIIDELFMRSKLFRTLLVVNLDQLLSLSVGFRRNQPLPAPAAVASILRSKAIEFLEKWNTSFGIHYRQLRLGFDYLKNTLRFQFPNLQANAARIQQERKEREMRSKEILLKKFETLKEKFSSIKEEIQLTMDEIRECLDIVRPKDESVPLDFIEDDEMEEFCSSELRQIRLDSLKEAEKVHENSDNKVVFDALRELYKVLVTRHLVSAQEWISVLIRVEVADNRSRDSMLKEFIDIRNHIQSVKKKCEESGCVLANTMNDEEEDFWEEGKIELSESDSFTAANKQSKDLAKASTSSKAKSEAPECSNKESNGNKRSGRESNESDSTSLRSKLLAEAPLMNWGSFLDNWGSKQDVLANQRGLELEGHWGRVDYDAVIPAEKIAELNIQTTVYKEERVDIQPCRAPLSKGGLCQRQDLRVCPFHGPIIPRDDEGKPIHENSSTEEITLDLGSDLVEQLAKQAVKNVRDRDKEETKKREYDKQALKRAKLAKVREHNEAVLREAAMASTSRSEAFGEDLGATNMDKPLARNKKQTLASMLRKKITTKDRLGQKLLNTRVRDETMRQLTLGEDANYREAFPNQW, from the exons ATGGAGGAAGAGAGCGGAGGAGGGCCGAGGGTGGTGGCGATTTCGCTGATAGAGAAGGCGACGAACTCCACGGCGTCGGAGGTTGACCCGCGCCTTCTCAAATCCATCAAATCGGTGGTACGATCTTCCGATTCGGAGCTCCGAATCGCCGCCCAAACCTTAATGGACCTCATGAAGCGAGACCATGCTCAG GTGCGGTACCTTTCACTTCTCATAATTGATGAACTGTTCATGCGATCAAAGCTTTTCAGAACCCTCCTTGTTGTGAACTTGGATCAATTATTGAGTTTAAGTGTCGGATTTAGAAGAAATCAACCACTCCCTGCTCCTGCTGCTGTTGCATCTATTTTGCGTTCAAAGGCAATTGAATTCTTAGAGAAGTGGAACACTTCATTTGGGATTCATTACAGACAGCTCAGATTAGGGTTTGACTACTTGAAAAACACTCTTAGATTTCAATTTCCTAATCTACAAGCAAATGCTGCCCGGATTCAAcaagagagaaaggaaagggaGATGAGGTCAAAAGAGATTTTACTGAAGAAGTTTGAAACACTGAAAGAAAAGTTTTCTTCTATTAAAGAGGAAATTCAGTTAACAATGGATGAGATAAGGGAATGTTTAGACATTGTACGTCCTAAAGATGAAAGTGTGCCGCTGGATTTCATAGAGGATGATGAAATGGAAGAGTTCTGTAGTTCTGAATTGCGGCAGATCCGTCTTGATTCATTGAAAGAAGCAGAAAAAGTTCATGAGAATAGTGATAATAAAGTGGTTTTTGATGCATTGAGGGAGCTGTACAAGGTCCTAGTGACAAGGCATTTGGTTTCAGCACAAGAATGGATCTCTGTTCTTATAAGGGTTGAAGTGGCAGATAACAGATCCAGAGACTCGATGCTGAAGGAGTTCATTGATATCCGGAATCATATCCAGTCAGTGAAGAAGAAATGTGAAGAATCAGGCTGTGTTCTTGCTAATACTATGAATGATGAGGAAGAGGATTTTTGGGAGGAGGGTAAGATAGAACTATCTGAGAGTGATAGTTTTACTGCAGCAAACAAGCAAAGTAAAGATCTTGCCAAGGCATCAACTTCCAGCAAAGCAAAAAGTGAAGCTCCTGAATGTAGTAATAAAGAGTCTAATGGCAATAAGAGGTCAGGTCGGGAAAGCAATGAAAGTGATTCAACCTCCCTGAGAAGTAAGCTTTTGGCTGAAGCTCCATTAATGAATTGGGGCTCCTTCTTGGATAACTGGGGTTCAAAGCAAGATGTTTTGGCTAACCAGAGAGGATTGGAGCTTGAAGGCCACTGGGGTAGGGTAGATTATGATGCAGTTATTCCAGCAGAAAAAATTGCAGAGTTGAACATTCAGACAACTGTTTACAAGGAAGAACGTGTCGATATCCAACCATGCCGTGCTCCATTGAGCAAAGGCGGGCTTTGTCAGAGACAAGATTTGAGAGTTTGCCCTTTTCACGGGCCCATAATACCTCGAGATGATGAAGGAAAACCAATCCATGAGAACTCTTCAACAGAAGAGATAACTCTTGATTTAGGGTCTGATTTAGTAGAGCAATTAGCAAAGCAGGCTGTTAAGAATGTTCGAGATagagataaagaagaaacaaagaagagaGAATATGATAAACAAGCATTGAAGCGTGCAAAGCTTGCAAAAGTCCGAGAACACAATGAAGCAGTCTTACGAGAAGCTGCAATGGCATCAACTTCAAGATCGGAGGCTTTTGGTGAGGATTTGGGGGCTACCAATATGGATAAACCCTTGGCCAGAAATAAGAAGCAAACTCTAGCATCCATGTTGCGCaagaaaataacaacaaaagATCGGTTAGGTCAAAAACTTTTGAACACCCGGGTAAGGGATGAAACTATGAGACAGCTAACGCTGGGTGAGGATGCAAACTACAGAGAAGCCTTCCCAAATCAGTGGTAG
- the LOC117932400 gene encoding aspartyl protease family protein 2 — MEAKAKAKAEALAILFSFLLLSFFSFTGADKPLEYQSLVVRPLGENPTTKSQLSWTETETQISTLPVSETDPTMTMHLEHRDALAFNATPEALFNLRLQRDAFRVEALSKMAAAAGGRRAGRNGTHAQGGGFSSSVTSGLAQGSGEYFTRLGVGTPPKYVYMVLDTGSDVVWIQCAPCRKCYSQTDPVFDPKKSGSFSSISCRSPLCLRLDSPGCNSRQSCLYQVAYGDGSFTFGEFSTETLTFRGTRVPKVALGCGHDNEGLFVGAAGLLGLGRGRLSFPTQTGLRFGRKFSYCLVDRSASSKPSSVVFGQSAVSRTAVFTPLITNPKLDTFYYLELTGISVGGARVAGITASLFKLDAAGNGGVIIDSGTSVTRLTRRAYVGLRDAFRAGAADLKRAPDYSLFDTCFDLSGKTEVKVPTVVMHFRGADVSLPATNYLIPVDTNGVFCFAFAGTMSGLSIIGNIQQQGFRVVFDVAASRIGFAARGCA, encoded by the coding sequence atggaagcaaaagcaaaagcaaaagcagAAGCACTTGCTATCCTCTTTTCCTTCCTCTTACTCTCTTTCTTCTCCTTCACCGGTGCCGATAAGCCTCTTGAATACCAGTCTCTGGTTGTGCGTCCACTGGGTGAAAATCCAACCACTAAGTCTCAACTTTCATGGACCGAAACAGAGACCCAAATCAGTACCCTGCCGGTGTCGGAGACGGACCCCACCATGACTATGCATCTCGAACACAGGGATGCTCTGGCTTTCAACGCCACCCCAGAAGCCCTCTTCAACCTCAGGCTCCAGAGGGACGCATTTCGGGTTGAGGCCTTGTCGAAAATGGCGGCCGCAGCCGGAGGCAGGCGTGCCGGACGAAACGGGACTCATGCCCAGGGCGGAGGTTTTAGCAGCTCCGTGACGTCGGGGCTCGCTCAGGGCAGCGGCGAGTACTTCACGCGGTTGGGTGTTGGGACTCCTCCGAAGTACGTGTACATGGTGTTGGATACCGGATCGGATGTCGTGTGGATCCAGTGTGCCCCGTGCCGGAAATGCTATTCTCAGACTGATCCTGTCTTCGATCCGAAGAAATCTGGGTCGTTTTCGAGTATCTCGTGTAGGTCGCCTCTGTGTCTCCGGCTTGACTCGCCCGGCTGCAACTCGAGGCAGTCGTGTCTGTACCAGGTTGCGTATGGTGATGGGTCGTTCACATTTGGTGAGTTCTCCACTGAAACGCTCACCTTTCGCGGAACTAGAGTGCCGAAGGTGGCTCTCGGCTGCGGCCACGACAACGAGGGCTTATTCGTGGGTGCCGCCGGTTTGTTGGGTCTCGGCCGTGGGAGACTCTCGTTCCCCACCCAAACCGGTCTCCGGTTCGGCCGGAAGTTTTCATACTGCTTGGTGGACAGGTCAGCCTCGTCTAAACCGTCCTCCGTTGTGTTCGGACAGTCCGCCGTTTCGCGAACCGCTGTCTTCACTCCTTTAATCACAAACCCTAAACTCGACACCTTCTACTACCTCGAACTCACCGGAATCAGTGTCGGCGGCGCCAGAGTTGCTGGCATCACCGCCTCTCTCTTCAAGCTCGACGCCGCCGGCAACGGCGGGGTCATCATCGACTCCGGCACCTCCGTCACCCGCCTCACCCGGCGAGCTTACGTAGGCCTCCGCGACGCCTTCCGGGCCGGAGCAGCGGACTTGAAACGGGCCCCAGACTACTCACTCTTCGATACCTGCTTTGATTTGTCGGGGAAGACGGAGGTGAAGGTGCCGACAGTGGTAATGCACTTCCGCGGAGCTGACGTGTCGCTTCCAGCGACGAACTATCTGATTCCCGTCGACACTAACGGCGTCTTCTGCTTCGCCTTCGCCGGAACCATGAGCGGCCTGTCCATCATAGGGAACATCCAGCAACAAGGGTTCCGGGTTGTCTTCGACGTGGCGGCTTCACGGATCGGGTTCGCTGCCCGCGGCTGTGCCTGA